One Caretta caretta isolate rCarCar2 chromosome 6, rCarCar1.hap1, whole genome shotgun sequence genomic region harbors:
- the STX4 gene encoding syntaxin-4 isoform X2 translates to MRDRTQELREDDGSSDDEGAERMVLVVKPGSAKFQEEGEPLDEFFQTAQGIREALKTLEGKVKDLEKHQTTILATPLPEDNMKRDLQRLREEIKDLAKDIRRRLKTIEPKKGEEDENRNAINNRMKRTQHGILSQQFLELINKCNTIQSQYRDRNVERIHRQLQITGGGVVSDEELEQMLESGQTEVFVSNIMKDTRVTKQALNEIETRHDEILKLERSIQELHDMFTYLAIEVELQGEMINRIEKNILDSENYVHKGHLHLNSARESQQKARKDS, encoded by the exons ATGAGGGATCGAACGCAGGAACTCAGAGAG gaTGACGGGAGCTCAGATGATGAGGGGGCCGAGCGGATGGTCCTGGTCGTGAAGCCAGGATCGGCCAAGttccaggaggaaggggagccaCTGGACGAGTTTTTCCAGACG GCCCAGGGGATCCGCGAGGCGCTGAAGACCCTGGAGGGGAAGGTGAAGGATCTGGAAAAGCATCAGACTACGATTCTGGCCACCCCACTGCCGGAGGACA ACATGAAGCGAGATCTGCAGAGACTGCGTGAGGAGATCAAGGACCTGGCCAAAGACATTCGGCGCCGCCTGAAAA CCATTGAGCCCAAGAAGGGCGAGGAGGACGAGAACAGAAATGCCATCAACAACCGGATGAAGAGAACCCAG CACGGCATCCTGTCCCAGCAGTTCCTGGAGCTGATCAACAAGTGCAACACCATCCAGTCGCAATACCGGGACCGCAACGTGGAGCGAATCCACCGCCAGCTGCAGATCA CCGGTGGCGGCGTGGTGTCGGACGAAGAGCTGGAGCAGATGCTGGAGAGCGGCCAGACGGAGGTGTTTGTCTCTAAC atcaTGAAGGACACGCGTGTGACCAAGCAGGCGCTGAATGAGATAGAGACCCGGCATGACGAGATCCTCAAGCTGGAGCGCAGCATCCAGGAGCTGCATGACATGTTCACCTACCTCGCCATCGAGGTGGAGCTGCAG GGGGAGATGATCAACCGGATTGAGAAGAACATCCTGGACTCGGAGAACTACGTCCACAAGGGACACCTCCATCTCAACTCTGCCAGGGAGAGCCAGCAGAAAGCCCGCAAG GATTCGTGA
- the STX4 gene encoding syntaxin-4 isoform X1 encodes MRDRTQELREDDGSSDDEGAERMVLVVKPGSAKFQEEGEPLDEFFQTAQGIREALKTLEGKVKDLEKHQTTILATPLPEDNMKRDLQRLREEIKDLAKDIRRRLKTIEPKKGEEDENRNAINNRMKRTQHGILSQQFLELINKCNTIQSQYRDRNVERIHRQLQITGGGVVSDEELEQMLESGQTEVFVSNIMKDTRVTKQALNEIETRHDEILKLERSIQELHDMFTYLAIEVELQGEMINRIEKNILDSENYVHKGHLHLNSARESQQKARKKKFMIIICLLVTVVIVVVIIGVAIATG; translated from the exons ATGAGGGATCGAACGCAGGAACTCAGAGAG gaTGACGGGAGCTCAGATGATGAGGGGGCCGAGCGGATGGTCCTGGTCGTGAAGCCAGGATCGGCCAAGttccaggaggaaggggagccaCTGGACGAGTTTTTCCAGACG GCCCAGGGGATCCGCGAGGCGCTGAAGACCCTGGAGGGGAAGGTGAAGGATCTGGAAAAGCATCAGACTACGATTCTGGCCACCCCACTGCCGGAGGACA ACATGAAGCGAGATCTGCAGAGACTGCGTGAGGAGATCAAGGACCTGGCCAAAGACATTCGGCGCCGCCTGAAAA CCATTGAGCCCAAGAAGGGCGAGGAGGACGAGAACAGAAATGCCATCAACAACCGGATGAAGAGAACCCAG CACGGCATCCTGTCCCAGCAGTTCCTGGAGCTGATCAACAAGTGCAACACCATCCAGTCGCAATACCGGGACCGCAACGTGGAGCGAATCCACCGCCAGCTGCAGATCA CCGGTGGCGGCGTGGTGTCGGACGAAGAGCTGGAGCAGATGCTGGAGAGCGGCCAGACGGAGGTGTTTGTCTCTAAC atcaTGAAGGACACGCGTGTGACCAAGCAGGCGCTGAATGAGATAGAGACCCGGCATGACGAGATCCTCAAGCTGGAGCGCAGCATCCAGGAGCTGCATGACATGTTCACCTACCTCGCCATCGAGGTGGAGCTGCAG GGGGAGATGATCAACCGGATTGAGAAGAACATCCTGGACTCGGAGAACTACGTCCACAAGGGACACCTCCATCTCAACTCTGCCAGGGAGAGCCAGCAGAAAGCCCGCAAG AAGAAGTTCATGATCATCATCTGCCTCTTGGTCACCGTGGTCATCGTTGTGGTTATCATTGGAGTGGCCATCGCCACTGGCTAG